GACATACCCGGCACCGGGCGGACGGAGATTCAGAAGCGAATAGACGCAGCTCCTGCCGGCCGATACGACGCCATCCTGCTCGGCTACGGGCTATGCAGCAACATCCTCACGGGGCTGACCACGGCGCATACCCCGCTGGTGATTCCTCGCGCGCATGACTGCATCACCTTCTTCCTCGGATCGAAGGAGCGCTACCGGGAGTGCTTTGATTCGAAGCCTGGCACCTATTATTACACCTCCGGCTGGCTCGAGTGCGCCAGGCGCCGCGGGCAGCAAGGGCCGATCTGGGGCGGCGCATCCCTGCCGGCCGGCGCCAACACCGGCATCAAGGCGGCCTACGAAGAGTGGGTGAAGAAATATGGCGAGGACCAGGCCAGTTACCTCATGGAGGAGATGAACCGGTGGACGGAATCCTATTCGCACGGGATCCTGATTGACTTCGACTTCGTCAAGCACCTCAGGCTGTGCGAGCAGGTGCAGGAGATCTGCCGGGAGCGCGGCTGGGATTACGAGGAAATCCAGGGCGATTTGGGCTTGTTCCATAAGCTGCTGGAGGGAGAGTGGCCGGAAGCGGACTTCCTAATCGTGCGCCCTGGGCAGAAGGTGATTGCCGCCAACGACGAGCGGGTGATCGGCGTTCAATCCGCCGGCCCATAGCGCGGAATCCAACCTGACCAGGTTCGGCTGGAATTGTCTCGCCTGGCTGGTGGGCTGAGGACACTCGCCGCCAGCCGGGTATAACCGGCCACACCCACGGACTGCCGCCCCACCCCCATTGGCTCCGCCCGTCCCCCGCGCCCAAGCCAATTACGGCTATGAGACGGTGCCAATGCGGCGGGACTACGGTGTGGTTCCCATGGGGGTCGGTCCCCATGGGAACCACACCGGGGTATAACGGGTGTCACAGCGTTGTCACACCGGGGCGGCTGCCCGGATTTGACCTGGCTGGGGTGGAACAGCCGTCTTGTTCAG
This genomic window from Candidatus Paceibacterota bacterium contains:
- a CDS encoding DUF1638 domain-containing protein; the encoded protein is MFYKVIACEIAFRELCHAAARSKNLIDFDFLTQGYHDIPGTGRTEIQKRIDAAPAGRYDAILLGYGLCSNILTGLTTAHTPLVIPRAHDCITFFLGSKERYRECFDSKPGTYYYTSGWLECARRRGQQGPIWGGASLPAGANTGIKAAYEEWVKKYGEDQASYLMEEMNRWTESYSHGILIDFDFVKHLRLCEQVQEICRERGWDYEEIQGDLGLFHKLLEGEWPEADFLIVRPGQKVIAANDERVIGVQSAGP